AGATCAAATAATTCATTCTTTTGCAAAAATCGGTGATGAATTAGATTATGCTCTTGCTCAAGTTATTTCTAAAAAAATTTATGAAACAATTCAAAATGTTTATGTTGATAAAGTTAATATTATTTATACAGAATACATAAATAGTATTTCAACAGAAACAAAAATAAAACAAATATATCCAATTATAGCTGATGAAATTGAACAAGCAAATAAAATAGATTTAAGTATTTATGAACCAAGTGCTCGAACAATTTTAGAATCTTCTTTTATTATCTATTTTGAAGCAAGTATGTATCTTGCACTTGCTAATGCAAAATTATCTGAAATGTCTTCAAGAAGAACAGCGATGGAAAATGCAACAAATAATGCAGAAGAATTAATTGGAAACCTTGAATTAGATTATAATCGTTCAAGACAGGCTAAAATAACTGAAGAAATTACTGAAATTATTAGTGGATCAAATTCATAGAAAGGATAATTATGGAAAATGACAATAAAAAACATTATGGTAAAATAGTTCAAATATTAGGACCTGTTGTTGATATAAGATTCCAAAATAATGAAATACCTCTTATAAATAACGCTCTTGAAT
The nucleotide sequence above comes from Mycoplasma zalophi. Encoded proteins:
- the atpG gene encoding ATP synthase F1 subunit gamma, whose amino-acid sequence is MADLLKIKQRINSVTTTKKITKAMQLVATAKLGRTKNSYDNIINYYSSVKNVFNNLLLHSEDIENIINKKHKQTNEIPKTLYIVIGSDLGLCGAYNAFLVKQVKEIIDKDSLLITLGTKIINSLKKYEDQIIHSFAKIGDELDYALAQVISKKIYETIQNVYVDKVNIIYTEYINSISTETKIKQIYPIIADEIEQANKIDLSIYEPSARTILESSFIIYFEASMYLALANAKLSEMSSRRTAMENATNNAEELIGNLELDYNRSRQAKITEEITEIISGSNS